In one Streptomyces sp. NBC_01288 genomic region, the following are encoded:
- a CDS encoding aspartate transaminase — MKTAARLGRIKPSPSTAAAQRVRELKSQGLTILDLTVGEPDFDTPDHVKAAAIKAIEAGETKYTPVNGTSALRAAITGKLRERHGLEVTDANITVGGGAKQVIFLALMATLDEGDEVVVPAPYWVSYPDMVRANDGTPVIVDCPEAEGFKLTPERLTAAITENTRWVVLNTPGNPTGSAYTTAELQALAEVLLAHPNIGVLTDEIYDEIWYGDEEAPSLAAVEPRLADRVFLTNGVSKTYAMTGWRIGYGVGPTDLVTAINTLQSQTSSCPSSVSQAAAAAALTGPQDFVQDTVRVYRARRDETVKLVNDVPQLSCTVPDGGFYLLVNCQDAIGQFTPAGARIENDEDFARHLLDSRQVAVIHGAAYGAPGYFRISFATSTDVLTEACERIAAACAELTSAPTA; from the coding sequence GTGAAGACGGCAGCACGGCTCGGCCGTATCAAGCCCTCGCCGAGCACGGCGGCGGCGCAGCGCGTCCGCGAGCTGAAGAGCCAGGGGCTCACCATCCTCGACCTGACCGTGGGCGAGCCCGACTTCGACACCCCGGACCACGTCAAGGCCGCCGCGATCAAGGCGATCGAGGCGGGTGAGACCAAGTACACGCCGGTGAACGGCACTTCGGCCCTGCGCGCCGCGATCACCGGCAAACTCCGTGAGCGCCACGGCCTGGAGGTCACCGACGCGAACATCACCGTCGGCGGCGGCGCGAAGCAGGTCATCTTCCTCGCCCTGATGGCGACTTTGGACGAGGGCGACGAGGTCGTCGTCCCCGCCCCGTACTGGGTGTCGTACCCGGACATGGTCCGCGCCAACGACGGCACCCCGGTCATCGTGGACTGCCCCGAGGCGGAGGGCTTCAAGCTCACGCCGGAGCGGCTCACGGCGGCGATCACCGAGAACACCCGCTGGGTCGTCCTCAACACCCCGGGAAACCCGACCGGATCGGCCTACACCACCGCCGAACTCCAGGCCCTGGCCGAGGTGTTGCTGGCCCACCCGAACATCGGCGTCCTCACCGACGAGATCTACGACGAGATCTGGTACGGCGACGAGGAGGCCCCGTCGCTCGCGGCGGTCGAACCCCGCCTGGCCGACCGGGTGTTCCTCACCAACGGCGTCTCCAAAACGTACGCGATGACGGGCTGGCGTATCGGCTACGGGGTCGGTCCGACGGACCTGGTCACCGCGATCAACACCCTCCAGTCGCAGACCTCTTCGTGCCCCTCGTCCGTGAGCCAGGCCGCCGCTGCCGCCGCGCTCACCGGGCCGCAGGACTTCGTCCAGGACACCGTGCGCGTCTACCGCGCCCGGCGCGACGAGACCGTGAAGCTCGTCAACGACGTACCGCAGCTGAGCTGCACGGTGCCGGACGGCGGCTTCTACCTCCTGGTCAACTGCCAGGACGCGATAGGCCAGTTCACCCCTGCCGGCGCCCGGATCGAGAACGACGAGGACTTCGCCCGTCACCTCCTCGACAGCCGGCAGGTCGCGGTGATCCACGGAGCCGCGTACGGCGCCCCCGGCTACTTCCGTATCTCGTTCGCCACGTCGACGGACGTCCTCACCGAGGCCTGCGAGCGCATCGCGGCGGCGTGCGCCGAACTGACCTCCGCACCCACCGCCTGA
- a CDS encoding 4-carboxy-4-hydroxy-2-oxoadipate aldolase/oxaloacetate decarboxylase, with translation MIRVSTKFDRPEPAVVKQLSAFSSATIHEAQGRLGALDSAIKPVDHTMSLCGPAFTVQCAPRDNLMLQTAIAYAQPGDVVVVSAGNYEEAGSFGDVLANACQSKGLAGLITDTGVRDTEDLRALGFPVFSRSVCIKGTVKETVGPMCEPITVGGVLVRPGDIMRADADGVVVVRREDAAEAATLSQERIDAEAGFIAAYRAGKTVVEMCNLAPVLAAKGLVIEE, from the coding sequence ATGATCCGCGTCAGCACGAAGTTCGACCGCCCGGAGCCCGCCGTGGTCAAGCAGCTGAGTGCCTTCTCCTCGGCCACCATCCACGAGGCGCAGGGCCGCCTCGGTGCGCTGGACTCGGCCATCAAGCCGGTCGACCACACCATGTCCCTGTGCGGCCCGGCGTTCACCGTGCAGTGCGCCCCGCGCGACAACCTCATGCTCCAGACCGCCATCGCGTACGCGCAGCCCGGTGACGTCGTGGTCGTGTCCGCCGGGAACTACGAGGAGGCGGGCTCCTTCGGTGACGTCCTCGCCAACGCCTGCCAGTCCAAGGGCCTCGCCGGTCTGATCACCGACACGGGCGTCCGCGACACCGAGGACCTGCGCGCCCTGGGCTTCCCGGTCTTCTCCCGCAGCGTCTGCATCAAGGGCACGGTCAAGGAGACCGTCGGCCCGATGTGCGAGCCGATCACCGTCGGCGGTGTGCTCGTCCGCCCCGGCGACATCATGCGCGCCGACGCCGACGGCGTGGTCGTCGTCCGCCGCGAGGACGCGGCCGAGGCCGCCACCCTCTCGCAGGAACGGATCGACGCCGAGGCCGGGTTCATCGCCGCGTACCGCGCGGGCAAGACGGTCGTCGAGATGTGCAACCTCGCCCCGGTGCTCGCCGCGAAGGGCCTCGTCATCGAGGAGTAG
- a CDS encoding sigma-70 family RNA polymerase sigma factor, with protein MSTPTLPASPDVTESSDESLTNWALAARHGDSVAVDHLVRALHRDVLRYVSHLCADPQAVDDLAQDTFLRALGSLHRFEGRSSARTWLLSIARRAVIDSYRRAAVRPRLSDVQDWQLAVELAQPRGLPGFDDGVALLDLLAVLPDERREAFLLTQLLGLPYEEAAEIGNCPVGTVRSRVARARATLLDLLADGGAPNAL; from the coding sequence GTGAGCACTCCTACCCTGCCCGCATCGCCCGACGTGACGGAGTCGAGCGACGAGTCACTGACCAACTGGGCGCTCGCCGCCCGCCACGGCGACTCCGTCGCCGTCGACCACCTCGTACGCGCCCTGCACCGTGACGTCCTGCGCTACGTCTCCCACCTCTGCGCCGACCCGCAGGCGGTCGACGACCTCGCGCAGGACACGTTCCTCCGGGCGCTCGGCAGCCTGCACCGTTTCGAGGGCCGCTCCTCGGCCCGTACCTGGCTGCTGTCCATCGCCCGCCGCGCGGTGATCGACAGCTACCGCCGCGCCGCCGTCCGCCCCCGCCTGTCCGACGTCCAGGACTGGCAACTGGCCGTGGAACTGGCCCAACCCCGGGGCCTTCCGGGCTTCGACGACGGGGTGGCGCTCCTCGACCTCCTCGCCGTCCTGCCGGACGAACGCCGCGAGGCGTTCCTTCTCACCCAACTCCTGGGCCTGCCCTACGAGGAGGCGGCGGAAATCGGCAACTGCCCTGTGGGGACGGTCCGTTCGAGGGTGGCGCGGGCCCGGGCGACACTCCTGGACCTGCTGGCGGACGGTGGTGCCCCCAACGCCCTTTAG